DNA from Neoarius graeffei isolate fNeoGra1 chromosome 17, fNeoGra1.pri, whole genome shotgun sequence:
CAGTAGGAGCTGGAAAATATTCCACGGTGTGTTATGTAGTTTCTGGAACAATTAGTTTGCCTcgtatgagacttttttttttttagattttatcCTCCACtgtctgaaaggcccgaagggggattaggtCGTGGCAATTTCCATCCGTCCTGGAACGGTGctccccttctgaaatcaacccctctcaatttttggaggaataggccatttgcaggaattagtCACGTGTCGGTTTTCCCcagagcaacaagcccgtggtgggcaagctaactttgacattccttgacaaccgtaagagtttgactggtgatgcgatacgatccatttctataatagctgttttgacCTTTTCTGCTGTCtctttttgacccgaattttcgtgtgtgcttggaaaaagtttgtggttttaatttctgttgtaagttaaagcgaatcattggtcgtaagagaggtgtttttttttttgttttgtttttttttaaaatctgcttcttattggctaaaaaaacatctacagGTATATCTGTATGTATTTTCcagaatcttcacacattaagtgaatgataaaggtagaaaaggagaaattataagttataaacatacagTACCTGAGAAATGTGCaatttcgcacgtgaatttctttggGCAGCGACCGACTTGAGTCCAAAAAGCTCTCTTTTATGGCCAATGTTTCGCTCTAACttatgacagaagttaaaaccacaaactttttccaagtacacatgaaaattcAGGTCAAAAAAGACAGCAGGAAAGgtcaaaacagctattatagaaatggatcgcTTCGCAACACTAGTCAAACTCTtacggttgtcaaggaatgtcaagttggcttgcccaccacgggcttgttgctatggggaaaactgacacgtgaccaattcctgcaaatggcctattccaccaaacttggcaggattctttatctGTCGGCAATACACATATTGCAGTTTTGTTaacttgggtcacattttaccagagttacagctcttGAGTAACAAAATGTACAATTTGAcaatttcacatttttttttttttttttttccttctgaaatcaactctctcaatttttgggggAATTTCATCAAACTTGTTAAAAGGCATTGTTAgaggtcggtagtacgcatattattttgttcaattcagtcacattttgcaGGAGttctggcccttgattaacaagctTGTACTTGGACAATTTCATGATGGTGCGTTTTTCTTCcaacatcaactcctctctcaatttttgggcgaatttctcgaagcttggtaaaaggccttgttatatgatggtaatgcGTGTGAATTTCACTttgtgacccttgattaaataactttgacaatttcatgagggtgtacattcttctgaaatcgtcAGCTCTCACAatctgtggaggaatttcaccaaacttggcagaaggctttgttatatgacggttatacgcagattgaaatttggtTTAATTTGGGCAGGTTTTCCCAAAGTTCTGCCCTtgatgattattaacaaacttgtactttggcaatttcatcaaggtgtgctcgctttctgaaatcaacttccctcacaattttaatcatccctcgctggccgaaaggcccgaagggggattatgttgtggcgatatcCGTCCCGGGAAGTGCGCTCACCTTCtggaatcaactcctctcatgatttttggaggaatttcacgaaacttggcaggattctttgttatatgccgGTAATCTGCatgttgcaattttgttcaattcggttgcattttagcagcgttatggccgagttgccagcgagggatattatgctctcggagcactctcgtCATGAACTCGTCACTCAATGCAGTGCGTTATTTTGTAGCTCCTGCTGTTAAGTACTTTTTGTCTTTTGAGGTCTGTTgagtctcttcctctctctcggtGCTAGAAATTCCTCCTCTAGTTCTGACTGAGTGTACGTGTGTGCGTTTCAGTTACCTGTTCCCTGATGGCCGTACTCAGAACCCGGATCTCACAGGGCTGTGCGAGCCCTCACCACAAGACCATATCAAAGTCACACAGGTCAGTCTGCGCGCCGCTGTGCTCCACACGGCTTGTTCTCTTTCCGAGCTGTAACACACTCCTTGCTTTCTTCTGTTCAACAGGAGCAGTACGAGCTCTACTGCGAAATGGGCTCGACTTTCCAGCTGTGCAAGATCTGCGCTGAGAACGACAAGGATGTGAAGATTGAGCCTTGCGGCCACCTCATGTGCACGTCTTGCCTCACTGCATGGCAGGTAAGAATGACCTGCAGAACTTCCTTATGCGTGCCGGTTACCACGTTTGGTGTTTTTATCGATTTACCCGAGTCTCTAATTGTGCGCCGCAGGAATCCGAGGGCCAGGGATGTCCTTTCTGCCGCTGCGAAATCAAGGGCACGGAGCCCATTGTGGTTGACCCCTTCGACCCCAAGGACAACAGTGGAGGTTCCTATGGGGGCTGCAGGAGCATGTTCGGGGCAGAAGGGGCACCTTCGCCGAGCtacgatgatgatgacgacgaccGACTGGAAGACCCCCACCTCATGATGAGCAAGCTGGCTTGTGCTAAAgtgagtctttctttctttctctctctctcgttctttcTCATTCATTCTCTCGTTCTTTCTCTTTCGTTctttttctttcgttctttctttctctctcgttctttttctttcgttcttttttctttttctctcgttCTTTTTCTTTCgttcttctttttctctctcgttctttctcattcattctctctcgttcttttcctttcattctttctttctctctcgttcttttttctttcgttctttctttctttcttgttctttctctttctctctcgtttCTCTCTCgttctgtttctttctctctttctctttctcgttcgttctttgtttctttctcgctCATTCTTTCTCTCATTCGTTCTTTCTCTCGTTCGTTCTTTCTCTCGTTCGTTCTTTCTctcattcttttgttcttttctcTCGTTCTTTCTTTCACCCTTGCACTTTTACTGTACGAGGATTTCAGGTGGCGTTCCCAACCGACTTTCACACACCCTCTCTATactgtggccttttttttttttttttgccgagaCAGAGACCTGATTGCATCTGTTCCATCAGTTCCGTTTAATGATCAGTGCATCTGCTTTGCATGAGCAGGGTGGGGGAGAGAAATAagggaaaatacatttgtataacTTTGCATGCATCTTTCACGCAGTGTCAGTTTTCCAGCCTGTGTATATATTGAGTAATAACTTGGAATATTAAAGGTCCAAAGACAGTTATTCTTTAACTCGGTGCTGCTGTGCATGGTAGCGTAGGTTTCCTTTCCCAAAGTTTAAGCTCGTCATATAGTCAGTGCGTTCTGCCTTCACAAACGCACGAGGACACGAACCCTGGCTTTTCTCACGATCCTGTGTGAACAGAAGCGTTCTAGTTTGTGCTGCTCGTCGTCAGCAGAAGCACCTGTGCAGTTTTGTTGCTCAACCTGCACAAAGCAAGCCATCTTTTGTCACAATCTGACAATTGGAGTGCAGCGTGTtatccagaccctccaggattttgcgatgttgcgatttgcaacttcaacgcaaattcaaccaatccctgcgaattcagggcggtgttgcaattatatccaatcaccgcaacttttctgcaaatttgaccaaacgTTGTCGTCGTtttgaggtgacgttgacaaactaccttcctccttagttccagtgttgccagattgggcggtttcaagtgcattttggtgggttttgaacatattttgggctggaaaacgtcagcggtatctggcaacactgcttacttccgtgtttccattcaagagaagcagcctgtgcgagtcagtgtttatataggcttcagttctgttactgaaagtgtgttgtgtttacagtgaaggactgtgtgcactttacattatttttttacttaatacaagaaattaatggatgccaacatttttgccaaaatggtattttattttccattgtttaggcagcttcagcatcatactgtgagattctgttcaaattgttttttttcttctatgaagcctgagccatttattttattagtttataattattgtttaatttagtcttcaggagagactgcctgcacacagtactagtatattaatagtttttttttttttttttttcttacatgaaagctgaggcatttatattatattttaaggtaacttcatgttgtgctgtgaggttctctgcactttaacttttgaaccaacaggtgcatttggataagtaaagcctatttttctgcatttttgtagtcctgctaatcttttatattggtaaagttgtttataggaccatttctcagtgtctgtttttttaatcaatagtttttcagtaataactttatttaacatatcactcaattttaatcacaaaaggagaaaatcgcaacaatttctcgcaactttcacttcctcccgcaatgtaatcgcaacaaaaacctaaaaaacaccgcaactttcatcgcaattttttggaaaaccccccgcaacatcagacattttagcctgcaacaatcacaaaaaaggcccgcggaatcctgaggGGACTGGTTATCGCTGGTCCTAAAGTGCGCCATTTAATTTCATCATACCATCCTGGCAGAGTGTTTACAGTACATGCACAGAAAATGGGTTATACCTTCAACAGTACCAACGTTCTAAAGGTTTTTGTGTTTGATCTCATAATACTGTACAACGTGTTTTCAGCGTTGCATCTTAGTCTTCATTAAAGGTCGATGTGTTGGTTCAGGAATCGCTGAATCCACTCGCCTTTCTGAACTGTTTGAGCTAATACCCATTCCCATCGTCTTGTTTCAATACGTTTTCTTTCCTAATGCGGGGCGTCCTAACCCacgtgttagtctgtttacaaaccgccAGGTCGAAAAAGCCACGCGAGGTCATGCGCGGGTCAGAGATCACGACGgcggagccacagcaaacatggcagCTCGCCCAGATCGAATGACCGTTCCTAAATCGAGACGTTGAaatatttagaaaaatatttatcaAAATCTAGGGTTGGAAAAATTCCAAATCTAAACGCGcctgtgagcttgaaggctctcgAGCGCTCACTTCTGCATCGGAGGCCGCCGGTCCCGAACATGTTTGTTGCAACCTCGCTCGTTATCATACAGCctgttttcaaaaaatttgaatattatttgagatgtaaatatcccggaaactacatagtccaggcaaatgaaactgaattgACTTAATGTTGAACGATATAAAATTTGACTGAAAAATTCAAAGATGTGAACGATTTCACAGATTTTCCATTTGCGTGCCGCCTGAGACAGACACGCACAACggctttttcttttccagtgaatggcatttctgtacCTGAAAAGATGAAacatttcaacattaaaattttgacctgtttccacacgtggtttaaaatttgaggtcagttgagcGAGAATTGGCaacgttattagattgtgaaatgatctcaagattttttgaaacaccccgtactataatgaggataaactcgGGCCGTTTCCGTCCCCAAGTGTAAACTTTCACGCGCGGTGTTTTTCCAGTTCGTTGTCCAGCGTGTGATGTCAAGTACCTTGGGGTTATTCGTactgttcataattttttttttttaaagtgcgtcGACCTGTGTCACCTTTAATCTtttaagtcctttacatttatccCATCATTGCTAAAATTCCAGAATCCATCCACAGCCAGCTTTTGTTCGTAATTTGATGAAATGAACGCTTGTTTTTGTCGTGCAGTACATAAAGCATGGATCCACGAGCATGGGTTTGTCTTGGGTTTTACAGGTAGAGAGGCCTCCATCCCCGTTGTCAATGCCACCCCAAACATCTTTACCTCCAGTACCTCCACGTCTAGACCTCATCCCACACAGACCGCCGAACCCTCCAGGCGCCTCCAGTcccggggccacgtcgaaggtaaATTGCCTTGCGAAGCCACAATATTGAATACGGCAAACATGCAGAAAGCCAAAAGGTGTTTGAGCGTACTTTCTGACGTCACGACCTAATGGCACCTTCCTATCCTCAGGCTTCCGCACATCACAAAGACAAGCCATTGCCTCTGCCTCCAGCTCTGCGAGACctgccccctcctcctcctccagagcggccTCATTCCGCTGGGGCCGATGGTCGGATCCTGAGACGGCCTCTACCCTGCACACCCGGAGAACCACCTCGTGATAAACCACCTCCTACTCCGCCTAACCGCGGCGTGGCTGACTGGAACCTGCGCCCAGTCCCCAAAGCTCCCTCCCAGATGCCTGCTGTCGGAGGAGAGACCCGTGGGTCACGAGAGCTCTCGAACCGGCACTCCCTTCCGCTCGCCCTGCCCTCGGCTCTTGATGGCCAGCGGAACAGCAACTCTGCCGGTCTCGAGCAGCAGCTGGTGGGCATTTCTGGACACTTTGGACCAAACAGTAGTGCTGTGTCACGGGCGGACAGATCAGTAGCCTGATCAGTAACCAAACTCTAAAGCTTCTAGCCGAAATGTCAGCTGTTTCCGTACTCCCACTCGTGGGCTCGCTAATAATTGTATGATTTGTTCAAGTGGGTTTTTAATCGTCATTCctctacatacactaccgttcaaaagtttggggtcacccagacaatgttgtgttttccatgaaaagtcacacttttatttcccaccataagttgtaaaatgaatagaaaatatagtcgagacgtttttctggccattttgagcatttaatcgaccccacaaatgtgatgctccagaaactcaatctgctcaaaggaaggtcagttttatagcttctctaaagagctcaactgttttcagctgtgctaacatgattgtacaagggttttctaatcatccattagccttctgaggcaatgagcaaacacattgtaccattagaacactggagtgagagttgctggaaatgggcctctatacacctatggagatattgcaccaaaaaccagacatttgcagctagaatagtcatttaccacattagcaatgtatagagtggatttctgattagtttaaagtgatgttcattgaaaagaacagtgcttttctttcaaaaataaggacatttcaaagtgaccccaaacttttgaacagtagcgtAGCTTATTTACACTGGAACGGAATGTCGTTCGTGCAGGACAGTAGTACAGTACACGAGTGCATAAAGTGTGAATACACAACAGTGCAAGGCAATAAGTAAACAAAACCGTGCATACACAGTGCATGTATTTGGTTAAATAATGGTGTTTCTCTCCACTCTGCTTTTGGACACTATACAGTACGTTTTTGTCCAATTATAAAACCTCACGTGCGCCGTTTCTAACGCGAGTGTGTGTTTTTGCCTCACTGCTGCAGTGTTTTGGTGCAACAGCCTCTGGAACTGAGTACGACAACCCAAAAGTGAAGCCGTCTGCATCAGCCAATGCCATTTATTCACTTGCAGccaggtgtgtgtgggttttttgttgttgttgttgttggtatgACTCCATGTGTCGTTCTCTTGGCATGCCTGAGTACTTTGTTTGCTGCAGCAGACCCCTTCCTGCAGTGAAGCAGTTCTCTGGCGAGGATGGCTGTGAGAATAATGATGAGGATTCTGACTACATGACTCCCAGCTCTCTGCCTGTGCTGGCCACCATGACTCCTTCACTGGGGGAGGCAGTGCCCAGGCCTCACCACCCCAACAACCTTAACTCCAGGTAGATTGGTTTACAAGCATCAACACTTAGAGTGAATGttcgtttgtttggttttttcctTTAATGAACTGTCTGATTGTCTAGGAGCCTGCTCGGTGAGCTTGACCCTGAAAGCCTGCAGATGTATGAAGCCATGTACAACATCCAGGCCCAGGCCCTCAGCGCC
Protein-coding regions in this window:
- the cbl gene encoding E3 ubiquitin-protein ligase CBL isoform X4 produces the protein MAGNLKKGGGGLIGMMKDAFQPHHHLHHSHHQPGAVDKKTVEKCWKLMDKVVRLCQNPKLALKNSPPYILDLLPDTYQHLRTILSRYEGKMETLGDNEYFRVFMENLTKKTKQTISLFKEGKERMYEENSQPRRNLTKLSLIFSHMLAELKAIFPNGLFQGDNFRITKADAAEFWRRSFGDKTIVQWKVFRQALHEFHPISSGLEAMALKSTIDLTCNDYISVFEFDIFTRLFQPWSSLLRNWNSLAVTHPGYMAFLTYDEVKARLQKFIHKPGSYIFRLSCTRLGQWAIGYVTADGNILQTIPHNKPLFQALIDGFREGFYLFPDGRTQNPDLTGLCEPSPQDHIKVTQEQYELYCEMGSTFQLCKICAENDKDVKIEPCGHLMCTSCLTAWQESEGQGCPFCRCEIKGTEPIVVDPFDPKDNSGGSYGGCRSMFGAEGAPSPSYDDDDDDRLEDPHLMMSKLACAKVERPPSPLSMPPQTSLPPVPPRLDLIPHRPPNPPGASSPGATSKASAHHKDKPLPLPPALRDLPPPPPPERPHSAGADGRILRRPLPCTPGEPPRDKPPPTPPNRGVADWNLRPVPKAPSQMPAVGGETRGSRELSNRHSLPLALPSALDGQRNSNSAGLEQQLCFGATASGTEYDNPKVKPSASANAIYSLAASRPLPAVKQFSGEDGCENNDEDSDYMTPSSLPVLATMTPSLGEAVPRPHHPNNLNSRSLLGELDPESLQMYEAMYNIQAQALSATLPYQASDSDYSELPPTASSNGPQQAECEEEEENGYDIPKPPLPIARRTLSEASNSSSMFSRLSVDSELGASVYFARELITQAWLK